One Miscanthus floridulus cultivar M001 chromosome 11, ASM1932011v1, whole genome shotgun sequence DNA window includes the following coding sequences:
- the LOC136493065 gene encoding uncharacterized protein: MSTGGADKPGSGGSGGAVKTPSDFLKSIRGRPVVVKLNSGVDYRGILACLDGYMNIAMEQTEEYVNGQLKNKYGDAFIRGNNVLYISTSKRTLTDGA, translated from the exons ATGAGCACCGGCGGCGCGGACAAGCccggcagcggcggcagcggcggcgcggtgaAGACGCCGTCGGACTTCCTCAAGTCCATCAGGGGCCGCCCCGTAGTCGTCAAGCTCAACTCCGGCGTCGACTACAGAG GTATATTGGCTTGTCTGGACGGTTATATGAACATCGCAATGGAGCAGACTGAGGAGTACGTGAATGGCCAGTTGAAGAACAAGTATGGTGATGCCTTCATAAGGGGCAACAACG TTTTGTACATCAGCACGTCGAAGCGGACCCTTACTGATGGTGCATAG